The proteins below come from a single Panicum hallii strain FIL2 chromosome 7, PHallii_v3.1, whole genome shotgun sequence genomic window:
- the LOC112899996 gene encoding beta-fructofuranosidase, insoluble isoenzyme 2-like isoform X3, producing MRALGAVAWAWLLLLLQVAGASHVVYENLLELEAAAAEAVPPSIVDPQLRAGYHFQPPKNWINDPNAPLYYKGWYHFFYQYNPKGAVWGNIVWAHSVSRDLINWMALEPAIEPSIPSDQYGCWSGSATILPDGTPVIMYTGVNRPDVNYQVQNVAYPRNRSDPLLREWVKPGYNPVIVPEGGINATQFRDPTTAWRAGGRWRLLIGGVAGGGTRGAAYVYRSRDFRRWARVRRPLHSAPTGMWECPDFYPVGADGRRAGLETSALAGPRVKHVLKNSLDLRRYDYYTVGTYDRRAERYVPDDPAGDERRLRYDYGNFYASKTFYDPAKRRRILWGWANESDTTADDVAKGWAGIQAIPRTVWLDPSGKQLLQWPIEEVEALRGKSATLKDRVIKPGQHLEVTGLQTAQADVEVSFEVPSLAGAEPLDPALANDAERLCGARGAPVEGGVGPFGLWVLASADRQERTAVFFRVFRAAAGSDGKPVVLMCTDPTKSSLNPNLYKPTFAGFVDTDISNGKISLRSLIDRSVVESFGAGGKTCILSRVYPSLAIGKNARLYAFNNGKVDVKVSRLTAWEMRKPLMNGA from the exons ATGAGAGCACTTGGGGCAGTTGCTTGGGCATGGCTGCTGCTCCTGCTGCAGGTAGCCGGGGCATCCCACGTCGTCTACGAGAACCTGCtcgagctggaggcggcggcg gcggaggccgtGCCGCCGTCCATCGTCGACCCCCAGCTGAGGGCCGGGTACCACTTCCAGCCTCCCAAGAACTGGATCAACG ACCCCAACG CTCCGTTGTACTACAAGGGCTGGTACCATTTCTTCTACCAGTACAACCCCAAGGGCGCCGTGTGGGGCAACATCGTGTGGGCGCACTCCGTGTCGCGCGACCTCATCAACTGGATGGCGCTGGAGCCGGCGATCGAACCCAGCATCCCGTCAGACCAGTACGGCTGCTGGTCCGGCTCCGCGACGATCCTGCCCGACGGCACGCCGGTGATCATGTACACGGGCGTCAACCGCCCGGACGTCAACTACCAGGTCCAGAACGTGGCGTACCCGCGGAACAGGTCGGACCCGCTGCTCCGGGAGTGGGTGAAGCCCGGCTACAACCCCGTCATCGTGCCCGAGGGCGGCATCAACGCGACGCAGTTCCGCGACCCGACCACCGCGTGGCGCGCCGGCGGGCGCTGGCGGCTGCTCATCGGCggcgtggccggcggcggcacccGCGGCGCGGCGTATGTTTACCGGAGCCGCGACTTCAGGCGGTGGGCGCGGGTGCGGCGGCCGCTGCACTCGGCGCCCACGGGGATGTGGGAGTGCCCGGACTTCTACCCGGTGGGCGCGGACGGCCGGCGCGCGGGGCTCGAGACGTCGGCGCTGGCCGGCCCGCGGGTGAAGCACGTGCTCAAGAACAGCCTCGACCTGCGCCGGTACGACTACTACACCGTCGGCACGTACGACCGGAGGGCCGAGCGGTACGTGCCGGACGAccccgccggcgacgagcgccGCCTGCGGTACGACTATGGCAACTTCTACGCGTCCAAGACGTTCTACGACCcagcgaagcggcggcggatcCTGTGGGGGTGGGCCAACGAGTCCGACACCACCGCCGACGACGTCGCCAAGGGGTGGGCCGGGATTCAG GCGATCCCGAGGACGGTGTGGCTGGACCCCAGCGGGAAGCAGCTGCTGCAGTGGCCGATCGAGGAGGTCGAGGCGCTCAGGGGCAAGTCGGCCACTCTCAAGGACAGGGTGATCAAGCCAGGGCAGCACCTCGAGGTCACCGGGCTGCAAACCGCACAG GCTGACGTGGAGGTGAGCTTCGAGGTGCCGAGCCTGGCGGGCGCGGAGCCGCTGGACCCGGCGCTCGCCAACGACGCGGAGCGGCTGTGCGGCGCCAGGGGCGCGCCCGTGGAGGGCGGCGTGGGGCCGTTCGGGCTGTGGGTGCTCGCCTCCGCCGACCGGCAGGAGCGGACCGCGGTGTTCTTCAGGGTGTTCAGGGCGGCCGCCGGCAGCGACGGCAAGCCCGTCGTGCTCATGTGCACTGACCCAACCAA GTCATCTCTGAACCCAAACCTATACAAGCCGACGTTTGCAGGGTTCGTTGACACGGACATCTCAAACGGGAAGATTTCTCTGCGAAGCTTG ATCGACCGGTCGGTTGTGGAGAGCTTCGGAGCCGGGGGTAAGACGTGCATCCTCTCCAGGGTCTACCCGTCGCTGGCCATCGGCAAGAACGCCCGCCTCTACGCGTTCAACAACGGCAAGGTGGACGTCAAGGTGTCGCGCCTCACGGcgtgggagatgaggaagccgCTCATGAATGGCGCCTGA
- the LOC112899996 gene encoding beta-fructofuranosidase, insoluble isoenzyme 2-like isoform X2: MRALGAVAWAWLLLLLQVAGASHVVYENLLELEAAAAAADVPPYIVDPELRMGYHFQPPKNWINDPNAPLYYKGWYHFFYQYNPKGAVWGNIVWAHSVSRDLINWMALEPAIEPSIPSDQYGCWSGSATILPDGTPVIMYTGVNRPDVNYQVQNVAYPRNRSDPLLREWVKPGYNPVIVPEGGINATQFRDPTTAWRAGGRWRLLIGGVAGGGTRGAAYVYRSRDFRRWARVRRPLHSAPTGMWECPDFYPVGADGRRAGLETSALAGPRVKHVLKNSLDLRRYDYYTVGTYDRRAERYVPDDPAGDERRLRYDYGNFYASKTFYDPAKRRRILWGWANESDTTADDVAKGWAGIQAIPRTVWLDPSGKQLLQWPIEEVEALRGKSATLKDRVIKPGQHLEVTGLQTAQADVEVSFEVPSLAGAEPLDPALANDAERLCGARGAPVEGGVGPFGLWVLASADRQERTAVFFRVFRAAAGSDGKPVVLMCTDPTKSSLNPNLYKPTFAGFVDTDISNGKISLRSLIDRSVVESFGAGGKTCILSRVYPSLAIGKNARLYAFNNGKVDVKVSRLTAWEMRKPLMNGA; the protein is encoded by the exons ATGAGAGCACTTGGGGCAGTTGCTTGGGCATGGCTGCTGCTCCTGCTGCAGGTAGCCGGGGCATCCCACGTCGTCTACGAGAACCTGCtcgagctggaggcggcggcggcggcggcggacgtgCCGCCGTACATTGTCGACCCCGAGCTGAGGATGGGGTACCACTTCCAGCCCCCCAAGAACTGGATCAATG ACCCCAACG CTCCGTTGTACTACAAGGGCTGGTACCATTTCTTCTACCAGTACAACCCCAAGGGCGCCGTGTGGGGCAACATCGTGTGGGCGCACTCCGTGTCGCGCGACCTCATCAACTGGATGGCGCTGGAGCCGGCGATCGAACCCAGCATCCCGTCAGACCAGTACGGCTGCTGGTCCGGCTCCGCGACGATCCTGCCCGACGGCACGCCGGTGATCATGTACACGGGCGTCAACCGCCCGGACGTCAACTACCAGGTCCAGAACGTGGCGTACCCGCGGAACAGGTCGGACCCGCTGCTCCGGGAGTGGGTGAAGCCCGGCTACAACCCCGTCATCGTGCCCGAGGGCGGCATCAACGCGACGCAGTTCCGCGACCCGACCACCGCGTGGCGCGCCGGCGGGCGCTGGCGGCTGCTCATCGGCggcgtggccggcggcggcacccGCGGCGCGGCGTATGTTTACCGGAGCCGCGACTTCAGGCGGTGGGCGCGGGTGCGGCGGCCGCTGCACTCGGCGCCCACGGGGATGTGGGAGTGCCCGGACTTCTACCCGGTGGGCGCGGACGGCCGGCGCGCGGGGCTCGAGACGTCGGCGCTGGCCGGCCCGCGGGTGAAGCACGTGCTCAAGAACAGCCTCGACCTGCGCCGGTACGACTACTACACCGTCGGCACGTACGACCGGAGGGCCGAGCGGTACGTGCCGGACGAccccgccggcgacgagcgccGCCTGCGGTACGACTATGGCAACTTCTACGCGTCCAAGACGTTCTACGACCcagcgaagcggcggcggatcCTGTGGGGGTGGGCCAACGAGTCCGACACCACCGCCGACGACGTCGCCAAGGGGTGGGCCGGGATTCAG GCGATCCCGAGGACGGTGTGGCTGGACCCCAGCGGGAAGCAGCTGCTGCAGTGGCCGATCGAGGAGGTCGAGGCGCTCAGGGGCAAGTCGGCCACTCTCAAGGACAGGGTGATCAAGCCAGGGCAGCACCTCGAGGTCACCGGGCTGCAAACCGCACAG GCTGACGTGGAGGTGAGCTTCGAGGTGCCGAGCCTGGCGGGCGCGGAGCCGCTGGACCCGGCGCTCGCCAACGACGCGGAGCGGCTGTGCGGCGCCAGGGGCGCGCCCGTGGAGGGCGGCGTGGGGCCGTTCGGGCTGTGGGTGCTCGCCTCCGCCGACCGGCAGGAGCGGACCGCGGTGTTCTTCAGGGTGTTCAGGGCGGCCGCCGGCAGCGACGGCAAGCCCGTCGTGCTCATGTGCACTGACCCAACCAA GTCATCTCTGAACCCAAACCTATACAAGCCGACGTTTGCAGGGTTCGTTGACACGGACATCTCAAACGGGAAGATTTCTCTGCGAAGCTTG ATCGACCGGTCGGTTGTGGAGAGCTTCGGAGCCGGGGGTAAGACGTGCATCCTCTCCAGGGTCTACCCGTCGCTGGCCATCGGCAAGAACGCCCGCCTCTACGCGTTCAACAACGGCAAGGTGGACGTCAAGGTGTCGCGCCTCACGGcgtgggagatgaggaagccgCTCATGAATGGCGCCTGA
- the LOC112899996 gene encoding beta-fructofuranosidase, insoluble isoenzyme 2-like isoform X4: protein MRALGAVAWAWLLLLLQVAGASHVVYENLLELEAAAAAADVPPYIVDPELRMGYHFQPPKNWINAPLYYKGWYHFFYQYNPKGAVWGNIVWAHSVSRDLINWMALEPAIEPSIPSDQYGCWSGSATILPDGTPVIMYTGVNRPDVNYQVQNVAYPRNRSDPLLREWVKPGYNPVIVPEGGINATQFRDPTTAWRAGGRWRLLIGGVAGGGTRGAAYVYRSRDFRRWARVRRPLHSAPTGMWECPDFYPVGADGRRAGLETSALAGPRVKHVLKNSLDLRRYDYYTVGTYDRRAERYVPDDPAGDERRLRYDYGNFYASKTFYDPAKRRRILWGWANESDTTADDVAKGWAGIQAIPRTVWLDPSGKQLLQWPIEEVEALRGKSATLKDRVIKPGQHLEVTGLQTAQADVEVSFEVPSLAGAEPLDPALANDAERLCGARGAPVEGGVGPFGLWVLASADRQERTAVFFRVFRAAAGSDGKPVVLMCTDPTKSSLNPNLYKPTFAGFVDTDISNGKISLRSLIDRSVVESFGAGGKTCILSRVYPSLAIGKNARLYAFNNGKVDVKVSRLTAWEMRKPLMNGA from the exons ATGAGAGCACTTGGGGCAGTTGCTTGGGCATGGCTGCTGCTCCTGCTGCAGGTAGCCGGGGCATCCCACGTCGTCTACGAGAACCTGCtcgagctggaggcggcggcggcggcggcggacgtgCCGCCGTACATTGTCGACCCCGAGCTGAGGATGGGGTACCACTTCCAGCCCCCCAAGAACTGGATCAATG CTCCGTTGTACTACAAGGGCTGGTACCATTTCTTCTACCAGTACAACCCCAAGGGCGCCGTGTGGGGCAACATCGTGTGGGCGCACTCCGTGTCGCGCGACCTCATCAACTGGATGGCGCTGGAGCCGGCGATCGAACCCAGCATCCCGTCAGACCAGTACGGCTGCTGGTCCGGCTCCGCGACGATCCTGCCCGACGGCACGCCGGTGATCATGTACACGGGCGTCAACCGCCCGGACGTCAACTACCAGGTCCAGAACGTGGCGTACCCGCGGAACAGGTCGGACCCGCTGCTCCGGGAGTGGGTGAAGCCCGGCTACAACCCCGTCATCGTGCCCGAGGGCGGCATCAACGCGACGCAGTTCCGCGACCCGACCACCGCGTGGCGCGCCGGCGGGCGCTGGCGGCTGCTCATCGGCggcgtggccggcggcggcacccGCGGCGCGGCGTATGTTTACCGGAGCCGCGACTTCAGGCGGTGGGCGCGGGTGCGGCGGCCGCTGCACTCGGCGCCCACGGGGATGTGGGAGTGCCCGGACTTCTACCCGGTGGGCGCGGACGGCCGGCGCGCGGGGCTCGAGACGTCGGCGCTGGCCGGCCCGCGGGTGAAGCACGTGCTCAAGAACAGCCTCGACCTGCGCCGGTACGACTACTACACCGTCGGCACGTACGACCGGAGGGCCGAGCGGTACGTGCCGGACGAccccgccggcgacgagcgccGCCTGCGGTACGACTATGGCAACTTCTACGCGTCCAAGACGTTCTACGACCcagcgaagcggcggcggatcCTGTGGGGGTGGGCCAACGAGTCCGACACCACCGCCGACGACGTCGCCAAGGGGTGGGCCGGGATTCAG GCGATCCCGAGGACGGTGTGGCTGGACCCCAGCGGGAAGCAGCTGCTGCAGTGGCCGATCGAGGAGGTCGAGGCGCTCAGGGGCAAGTCGGCCACTCTCAAGGACAGGGTGATCAAGCCAGGGCAGCACCTCGAGGTCACCGGGCTGCAAACCGCACAG GCTGACGTGGAGGTGAGCTTCGAGGTGCCGAGCCTGGCGGGCGCGGAGCCGCTGGACCCGGCGCTCGCCAACGACGCGGAGCGGCTGTGCGGCGCCAGGGGCGCGCCCGTGGAGGGCGGCGTGGGGCCGTTCGGGCTGTGGGTGCTCGCCTCCGCCGACCGGCAGGAGCGGACCGCGGTGTTCTTCAGGGTGTTCAGGGCGGCCGCCGGCAGCGACGGCAAGCCCGTCGTGCTCATGTGCACTGACCCAACCAA GTCATCTCTGAACCCAAACCTATACAAGCCGACGTTTGCAGGGTTCGTTGACACGGACATCTCAAACGGGAAGATTTCTCTGCGAAGCTTG ATCGACCGGTCGGTTGTGGAGAGCTTCGGAGCCGGGGGTAAGACGTGCATCCTCTCCAGGGTCTACCCGTCGCTGGCCATCGGCAAGAACGCCCGCCTCTACGCGTTCAACAACGGCAAGGTGGACGTCAAGGTGTCGCGCCTCACGGcgtgggagatgaggaagccgCTCATGAATGGCGCCTGA
- the LOC112899996 gene encoding beta-fructofuranosidase, insoluble isoenzyme 2-like isoform X1 codes for MRALGAVAWAWLLLLLQVAGASHVVYENLLELEAAAAAADAVPPSIVDPQLRAGYHFQPPKNWINDPNAPLYYKGWYHFFYQYNPKGAVWGNIVWAHSVSRDLINWMALEPAIEPSIPSDQYGCWSGSATILPDGTPVIMYTGVNRPDVNYQVQNVAYPRNRSDPLLREWVKPGYNPVIVPEGGINATQFRDPTTAWRAGGRWRLLIGGVAGGGTRGAAYVYRSRDFRRWARVRRPLHSAPTGMWECPDFYPVGADGRRAGLETSALAGPRVKHVLKNSLDLRRYDYYTVGTYDRRAERYVPDDPAGDERRLRYDYGNFYASKTFYDPAKRRRILWGWANESDTTADDVAKGWAGIQAIPRTVWLDPSGKQLLQWPIEEVEALRGKSATLKDRVIKPGQHLEVTGLQTAQADVEVSFEVPSLAGAEPLDPALANDAERLCGARGAPVEGGVGPFGLWVLASADRQERTAVFFRVFRAAAGSDGKPVVLMCTDPTKSSLNPNLYKPTFAGFVDTDISNGKISLRSLIDRSVVESFGAGGKTCILSRVYPSLAIGKNARLYAFNNGKVDVKVSRLTAWEMRKPLMNGA; via the exons ATGAGAGCACTTGGGGCAGTTGCTTGGGCATGGCTGCTGCTCCTGCTGCAGGTAGCCGGGGCATCCCACGTCGTCTACGAGAACCTGCtcgagctggaggcggcggcggcggcggcggac gccgtGCCGCCGTCCATCGTCGACCCCCAGCTGAGGGCCGGGTACCACTTCCAGCCTCCCAAGAACTGGATCAACG ACCCCAACG CTCCGTTGTACTACAAGGGCTGGTACCATTTCTTCTACCAGTACAACCCCAAGGGCGCCGTGTGGGGCAACATCGTGTGGGCGCACTCCGTGTCGCGCGACCTCATCAACTGGATGGCGCTGGAGCCGGCGATCGAACCCAGCATCCCGTCAGACCAGTACGGCTGCTGGTCCGGCTCCGCGACGATCCTGCCCGACGGCACGCCGGTGATCATGTACACGGGCGTCAACCGCCCGGACGTCAACTACCAGGTCCAGAACGTGGCGTACCCGCGGAACAGGTCGGACCCGCTGCTCCGGGAGTGGGTGAAGCCCGGCTACAACCCCGTCATCGTGCCCGAGGGCGGCATCAACGCGACGCAGTTCCGCGACCCGACCACCGCGTGGCGCGCCGGCGGGCGCTGGCGGCTGCTCATCGGCggcgtggccggcggcggcacccGCGGCGCGGCGTATGTTTACCGGAGCCGCGACTTCAGGCGGTGGGCGCGGGTGCGGCGGCCGCTGCACTCGGCGCCCACGGGGATGTGGGAGTGCCCGGACTTCTACCCGGTGGGCGCGGACGGCCGGCGCGCGGGGCTCGAGACGTCGGCGCTGGCCGGCCCGCGGGTGAAGCACGTGCTCAAGAACAGCCTCGACCTGCGCCGGTACGACTACTACACCGTCGGCACGTACGACCGGAGGGCCGAGCGGTACGTGCCGGACGAccccgccggcgacgagcgccGCCTGCGGTACGACTATGGCAACTTCTACGCGTCCAAGACGTTCTACGACCcagcgaagcggcggcggatcCTGTGGGGGTGGGCCAACGAGTCCGACACCACCGCCGACGACGTCGCCAAGGGGTGGGCCGGGATTCAG GCGATCCCGAGGACGGTGTGGCTGGACCCCAGCGGGAAGCAGCTGCTGCAGTGGCCGATCGAGGAGGTCGAGGCGCTCAGGGGCAAGTCGGCCACTCTCAAGGACAGGGTGATCAAGCCAGGGCAGCACCTCGAGGTCACCGGGCTGCAAACCGCACAG GCTGACGTGGAGGTGAGCTTCGAGGTGCCGAGCCTGGCGGGCGCGGAGCCGCTGGACCCGGCGCTCGCCAACGACGCGGAGCGGCTGTGCGGCGCCAGGGGCGCGCCCGTGGAGGGCGGCGTGGGGCCGTTCGGGCTGTGGGTGCTCGCCTCCGCCGACCGGCAGGAGCGGACCGCGGTGTTCTTCAGGGTGTTCAGGGCGGCCGCCGGCAGCGACGGCAAGCCCGTCGTGCTCATGTGCACTGACCCAACCAA GTCATCTCTGAACCCAAACCTATACAAGCCGACGTTTGCAGGGTTCGTTGACACGGACATCTCAAACGGGAAGATTTCTCTGCGAAGCTTG ATCGACCGGTCGGTTGTGGAGAGCTTCGGAGCCGGGGGTAAGACGTGCATCCTCTCCAGGGTCTACCCGTCGCTGGCCATCGGCAAGAACGCCCGCCTCTACGCGTTCAACAACGGCAAGGTGGACGTCAAGGTGTCGCGCCTCACGGcgtgggagatgaggaagccgCTCATGAATGGCGCCTGA
- the LOC112900437 gene encoding 40S ribosomal protein S14-like: MSGRRKTREPKEENVTLGPTVREGEYVFGVAHIFASFNDTFIHITDLSGRETLVRITGGMKVKADRDESSPYAAMLAAQDVAQRCKELGITALHIKLRATGGNKTKTPGPGAQSALRALARSGMKIGRIEDVTPVPTDSTRRKGGRRGRRL, translated from the exons ATG TCTGGGAGGAGGAAGACGCGGGAGCCCAAGGAGGAGAACGTGACGCTCGGCCCCACCGTCCGCGAGGGGGAGTACGTCTTCGGCGTCGCGCACATCTTCGCCTCCTTCAACGACACCTTCATC CATATCACTGATCTGTCCGGGAGGGAGACGCTCGTCCGCATCACTG GTGGCATGAAGGTCAAAGCTGACCGTGACGAGTCATCCCCGTACGCAGCCATGCTTGCAGCTCAGGATGTTGCCCAGAGATGCAAG GAGCTTGGAATCACTGCTCTGCACATTAAGCTCCGTGCGACCGGTGGAAACAAGACAAAGACTCCAGGCCCTGGTGCTCAGTCTGCGCTTAGGGCTCTTGCGCGTTCTGGCATGAAGATTGGACGCATTG AGGATGTGACTCCGGTCCCAACTGACAGCACGCGGAGGAAGGGTGGTAGGAGGGGAAGGAGGCTGTAA
- the LOC112901026 gene encoding putative hydrolase C777.06c: protein MQPDPATPPAGGTAASVSPPPPSSSLIFLGTGCSGALPDTRCLIRPGAPPCHVCSMGLSLPPDQNPNYRLNTSLLIEYYCHDDGTHMYILIDIGKTFREQVLRWFVHHKVPSVDSIILTHEHADAVLGLDEVWVVQPRNDRNKSEQIPIFLTQFTMDSVARRFPYLVEQKPEDGDEDAQAAKIDWKIIEEDVDKPFVASGLEFVPLPVMHGEGYICLGFLFGRRARVAYLSDVSRFLPKTEHAISKSGAGQLDLLILEANALHGVGDAFSTHLTLSESLDAIKRIRPKRALLIGMRHFFEHQRENQMLAEWSISEGIPVQLAHDGLRVSIDL, encoded by the exons ATGCAGCCCGATCCGGCGACGCCGCCAGCTGGGGGCACCGCGGCTTCggtgtcgccgccgccgccctcgtccTCGCTGATCTTCCTGGGCACGGGCTGCTCCGGCGCGCTGCCCGACACACGGTGCCTCATCAGGCCGGGCGCGCCGCCATGCCACGTCTGCTCCATGGGCCTCTCGCTCCCACCCGACCAGAACCCCAACTACAG GCTGAACACTTCCCTCCTGATAGAGTACTACTGCCATGACGATGGAACCCACATGTACATTCTGATCGATATCGGCAAGACCTTCAGAGAGCAAGTCCTCCGGTGGTTTGTCCATCACAAAGTTCCTTCAGTTGATTCG ATCATTCTCACTCATGAGCACGCGGATGCTGTCTTGGGCCTTGACGAAGTCTGGGTGGTGCAGCCAAGAAATGACAGAAACAAATCTGAGCAAATTCCTATTTTTCTAACACAATTCACAATGGACAG TGTCGCGAGAAGATTCCCCTACTTGGTGGAGCAGAAGCCAGAGGATGGTGACGAAGATGCCCAAGCCGCGAAGATCGACTGGAAGATAATTGAGGAGGATGTCGACAAACCATTTGTAGCATCAGGGCTAGAGTTTGTGCCATTGCCG GTAATGCATGGAGAGGGGTATATTTGTTTAGGATTTTTGTTCGGGAGGAGAGCCAGAGTTGCATATTTATCTGATGTCTCAAGATTTCTACCTAAAACTGAGCATG CTATTTCAAAGTCTGGTGCTGGACAACTTGACCTTCTTATACTAGAAGCAAACGCTTTGCATGGAGTG GGAGATGCTTTCAGCACCCATTTAACTCTGAGTGAG TCTCTCGATGCTATCAAGAGGATTCGTCCTAAAAGAGCTCTGTTGATTGGAATGAGGCATTTCTTTGAGCATCAGAGAGAAAACCAGATGTTGGCAGAATGGTCTATCAG TGAAGGAATACCGGTACAACTGGCTCACGACGGTCTGCGTGTCTCCATTGACTTGTAA